The genomic segment GGCAGAATGCTCTAAAAAATCGAGAGGTGGACATGATTTAAACTAGAAAACCTAGCAAAATCACTACAACCGGCAGTCATTTCGGACGAAAATCAAAAAAAGAGATGACATGGTGTCATCTCAGCTCGTAGCAAAACTTTTATGAAGATAAAAGATTTTGTTTGGGAATGCAAATCTACCCCCGTCTCGTCTACGAAGTGGAACAGCATATAGGAAAAAAGTATCCTACTTTTCACGTAACACGTGTCGGAGTTCGCTGACGCCAAGGGTCAGCATATAAAGCGAAAGTGGTATGAAGAATACTAAAAACGATAGTGTCGTTATGACATCCAATAAAAATAAACTGATCAGGATAATGGTCAAAATGGTCGTCAAGCTGACGAGCGAACTGCGGTTAGACATCGTTCTCCTCCTTTGAGTGGTTATTCTTCCGCAAACGGGCATACCGGATGATGGCCGGTACCGCGATCGAAATCGAAAAAGCGCTAACGAGCAACAAATCGGTCTGCCCGAAAAATAAATAATCGATGCCGATCAACAAAAATAATAAAATCTGGATGATCCGAAAACGGAGTTGCGTACTCCGGTGAATGATGTCCTGTTCTTTTGATGGACTGGCGTGGTGCGTATTCTGACTCAGTAATTCAAAATAAAAATAACTGAGGACGCCGAGTTGGACGACCGAAAAGAAGGTAGCGCCTGTCTGTTCGAAGAAGATACCAAACAGAGTCATTCCGAACAAAAGTAAGTAGAGTGATAATACGATTCGTTTCGTACGTGTCGTCAAAGTAAGTCCTCCTGGAAGTGAGTCGATGTTACCCTGTTCTACGGCACGGCAAGGAAAATGTTTCAAGCTATGAATGGATACCGGTCAAAAACTAAGTAACAATAAGGAGGAATCAGGATGAGTTACGGGATTTTTGGGAAATTTACGACGGCGGCGGGACAACAAGAAAAATTGGTGGAGCTGTTACTTGAAGCAGCAGCCTCGCTTGAAGACGAGCCGTCATGTCTCCATTATATTGTCAGCGTATCAGAAGAAGCGGACACGGTCATTGTCCACGAAATTTGGACGAATCAAGCGTCGCACAAGGCGTCACTCGAGCTTCAGGCGACGCGGCGCCTGATTGAGCAGGCACGCCCGCTCATCACGGGAATAGAGCGTTTGTTGACATTCGATCCGCAAGGCGGAAAAGGGTTATAAAGGGTAATTTTTGATGTTTCGGTCAAAAGTTTGTAAAAAATTAGAACTTTTTTTGCCGATTGACGTAGAGTATACATGAGGTGAAGACAATGGAAAAACGACGAAGAATTCAACGCATCCGGGAAGAAAAAGAACGGATTGCGTTCATTCGCATTATTTTTGCTGTACTGTTCGGACTGGGTGTCTTTTCATTCATTCAGTATGATACGGCGACATGGCCGAAAATCCTGGTCGGAGTCAGCTTTCTCGCACACGGATGCCTGCACTGGATTGAAGCGAAACGGGTCGGAGCATTATCAAACAGCCAACCGGCGCGCAACCTGATCCGACTCCGCTACGCGGTTGATTTTGCGTTAATCGGTCTGATTGCATTTTTCTTCCCGTTATTAATCGGGTTAGAATTGCCGCTTGTACCAAGTTTTATCGGTTACTTTATCGGCCTGCTGCTTTTTTATCTGATTGATGTGTACCTGGAGCGGAAGGTGCAGACTCTTGATCCGCTGCAACCGACAAAAAAAGAATTACGCAGTAAAATACCTGAACTGAAAGCCAGATGACTTTAAGTAGGGGATGAACAAAATGGAAAAACAAACGAAAATTCTAATCATGCAGCAGGAAAAGAAGCGAAATTTTTTGAAACGATTGGTATTGGTAGTAGTCGTCGCACTTTGTTTGTATGGCTTGGTTCAAACGGGAGCTGACGAATGGATTGTCCCACTGCTCGTCATCCTCGTCCTCATCCATGGACTGTTACTGTTCGGAAAGGCAAGGCGGATCAGTGCCCTATCAAGTATCAAAGCAACACGGCGGCTGATTCGTTTACGTTACACGGTTGAATTCTGTCTCGTTCCCATTCTTCTGCCGATTGCTCTTCTGGCACGGTTTCCTGATTACTTGAGTACACCCGTTTCGATCGTTCTTCTGCTGGCTCTGCTGTTGATTGCCTTTTTGAAGCAATACCTGGAACTGCGCATCATGCGGACCGATCCGAGTCACCCGACGGACGACGATCTACGCAAGAAACCACGGATGGCAAACTAAAACAGTACTCCCACTCGCGCACCAAGCAACGGGTAGAAGTACTGTTTTTTAGTTGAGTTCGATTTTAACGGTAGTCGGTTTTGCAAACGCGTCACTTGACGCGAAGAGAACGTATAGGTCTTTATCACGATGAACATGATAGACAAGATCTACTGTTGAGGCAAGTGGCGCAAAATATCGATAGACATCTTTCCAAGCATCTTGATTATGGTTTATCAAAATCATAAAAGGGTGTTATCGGACCATTAAAATCCATAAATATCTGAAAAATGAGGCGATTGTTTAATCTATCCATTAACTACAAGTACTCATCTTTATACTTGAAGAAATCGCCGTCTCATATCAAATGCCTGAAATATGGATTGAACTACCTCCACCTACGCTACGCTAAGAGGTGGAGGATTCCTGAGTTATCCGACCTATCGGTCGAAACGTTATCAGGCTAACCCCGTCGTCCCGACGGTTGAACGTTAATCTTGTCCGTTTCTTTTGTGCGGATGCCTACTCTGCTTGGTTTTCGCTACTTCGGTCATCTGCAAGGTGAACGTTGAAGATTTTACGTGACAGACGAACTTCCTGTCACAACCCTATATCTTCAGTTTTCAAAGAACATGACATTTTAATTCTTCCTGCTTTTGCTTGTTGTTAAACCAAAAAAATGTAGGGCAATTGATGTGTCGTAAGACACACCTTGCCCGAAGGCGATTCATCTCCCACCTACGCTAGGCTTCGCCCCAAGACGCTTAGAGGTGGGAGTATTCTCGCCTGATTTTTGATAAAGTCTTTAGATGGTGAATTGACCGAAAGGAATTTGAACACTACCCAACGGAGGTTCATATCGTTACGCAGACATGGACTTCTTTTGAGTATTTTCTATATCTTAATCTTATTGCATCTTAATCTTATTGCTTAG from the Exiguobacterium oxidotolerans JCM 12280 genome contains:
- a CDS encoding putative quinol monooxygenase, producing the protein MSYGIFGKFTTAAGQQEKLVELLLEAAASLEDEPSCLHYIVSVSEEADTVIVHEIWTNQASHKASLELQATRRLIEQARPLITGIERLLTFDPQGGKGL